Within the Opitutaceae bacterium TAV5 genome, the region TGGGCTACTGGAGCTCGATCGGTTCCGAGCCGGAAACTCTCGGAGAGATTTCGGATGTGGATCTGGTTCTGGGTTTCACAGCGGAGGACGGCAATACTCCGGCGGGATTCCTGAATTTTCTGCCCGGCGATATCTTCACCCTCGGACCCGGCTACATGGTACTTGCCGAGAACGGTGGGTTCCCCTTCCCCGGTATTGCCGGACCGTACCAGATGATTCTTACCGACACCTACGGGAATCTCATCGGAACGCCGATTCCCGAGCCGTCGACATGGACGCTCCTTGCGAGCGCGGCGGTACTCGCAGCGGCCTCCCTGCTTCATCGATATCGACGGCAACCGGCCCCTCCCGCCGGAAGTGACGCATGACAGATACGGCGGGAAGCCCGGCCTGCCTGCACCCGATATTGTTTTCGTGCCATCTTGCGGCCCGCAGTATCGGGCTCCTGTCAGCTATCGGCGTCCCCGGGCAGATAAGCTTCCGGCCGATTGTTCGTTCGCCTGCCTGTGCTGCAGTTGCCATCCCGTGAATGAAACCTGATGTTCCCCATGTTACACAAAGATCGCCAGGAACGCGAAGTACCTGAAATTTAACTCTCTGCGCCCTTTGCGCGCTTGGGGTGGAAATCCGGAGATTTTGGGACACTGGCAGGATACGATGCCGACACTCCGGTCCTGGCGGTTGTCGGGCCAAATCGTACCCCCCGCACAAATCCCTGTGTTTTCGTGTTTGTCGGCGGCGGGCATTTGACGCTTCGTGTAAGGTTTTACTCAAAGGACCACACACCAGGACCAACGATCATGCCCACTTCTTCCGTCGAAAACATCGTCATTGTCGGCACCGGCTGCGCCGGACTCACCGCGGCCATCTACACCGGCCGGGCCAACCTCAATCCGCTCGTCATCGAAGGCACCCTGCCCGGCGGACAGCTCACCACGACCAGCGAGGTGGAAAATTTCCCCGGCTTCCCGACCGGCATCGACGGCTACCAGCTCATGCAGAACCTGCGCGAACAGGCGCAGCGTTTCGGCACCCGCTTCGAACAGGCCCAGGTCAACTCGGTCGATTTTTCCTCGCAACCGCTGAAGATCGTTTGCGACGACCGCACCGTCCTCACCCGGAGCGTGATCATCGCCACCGGCGCCTCGCCCCGCCTCACCGGCATCCCGGGCGAAAAGGAACTCTACGGCGGCAAGGGCGTGACCACCTGCGCGACCTGCGACGGCGCGTTTTACCGCAACATGGAGGTCGCGGTGATCGGCGGCGGCGACAGCGCGGCCGAGGAAGCGCTGTTCCTCACGCGTTTCGCCAGCAAGGTTTACCTCGTGCATCGCCGCAACGCCCTGCGCGCCTCGAAGATCATGGCCGACCGCGTGGTCGCCCATCCGAAAGTCGAAACCGTGTGGGATCACGTGCCCGTCGCCGTGCAGGGGATCGAGGCCGGCTCGGTTTCCGGGCTCACCGTGCGTCATGTCGGAACGGGCGCGGAGCGGACGCTGCCGGTCAAGGGCATTTTCGTCGCCATCGGTCACCAGCCGAACACCGCACCGTTTGCCGGTGCGCTGGAGGTGGACGAGAACGGCTATTTCATCCCGGCGGCAGGTTCACAGGTGCGCACCCGCGTGCCGGGCGTGTACGTGGCCGGCGATTGCGCCGATCATGTTTACCGTCAGGCGATCACGGCCGCCGGCATGGGCTGCCAGGCCGCCATCGAGGCCGAGCGCTGGCTGGCTGAACACGCCGGGTAATACCGGCGTCCCGCGCTCTCCGGGGTTTTACACAAAGGTCGCCAAGAGCGCAAGGATCCGGTGTTCTGAAACTTCGCGTTCTTCGCGACCTTGGTGTAAGATCAAAAGGGGACTTCTGAAAATTGGAGATGCCCTCTCAGCCTTGTCTCAGGGCGGCGCTCCTGCGCCGTCTGCGGGCGAGACGCCCGCGCCACTTCAAGGCCGCTCCGCGTAACGTCAGTAAAACAAATGATACCAGCGTCCCGAATGTTTTTGATTTTACACAAAGGCCGCAAAGGACGCGAAGAAGGTAACTGGCAATCCTTTGCGCTCTTTGCGGCCTTTGTGTAAAAATCCGAAGGCTTTGGGGCTTTGGTATGACTTATTGTTCGGAGTCTCCTTTGTTTTACCTTCGTTTCCTTCTGTTCAAAAATGAATTTTCAGAACTTCCCAAAACATCAGAGTCGCCGGTATAAAGGACGGTCTCGCGCCGACGGCATCATGCCGTCGTGCCGAGTTGCAGGCGGCGGGTGAGGCGGTGGTTTTCGGCGATCGAGATCACGCCCTGTTGTACTTTCCGCCAGCCTTGTTCCCGGAGGGGTTTCCAGCCTTGCTTGCGGGCGAGGTCGCGCAGGGCCACCGTTTTCAGACTGGCCGAGGAGAGGAGATCCACCACCTCGTCCGTCATGATAAAAATCTCGTAGATCGCCACGCGGCCGCGTTCGCCGGTGCCGCGGCATTCGGGGCAGCCGGCGCCGCGCCAGGCGCGCACGTCTTCCGGGGCGATGCCGATCGAGGCGGCCATTTCGGCGCGCGTGGCCGGGTCGATCGTCTCGTCCGGCTGTGAACAGTGCGGGCACACGCGGCGGGCGAGGCGTTGCGCGATGCTGCAGGCGAGCGAGGCGCCGATCACCCAGGGCTCCACGCCCATGTCCACGAGACGCGTCAGCGCGCTGACGCTGTCGTTGGTGTGGAGCGTGGAAAAAACGAGGTGGCCGGTCTGCGCGGAGTGCATGGCGACGTCGGCCGTCTCCTTGTCGCGAATCTCGCCGATGAGGATGATGTCGGGGTCGTGGCGGAGCACGGAGCGCAGGCCGGCGGCGAAATCGAGGCCGAGTTCCTCGCGTGTCTGGATTTGTGATACGCCGTCGAGCGTGTATTCGACCGGGTTTTCGATGGTGATGATCTTGCGCAAGCCGTCGCGCGCGGCGGAGAGCAGGGCGTAGAGCGTGGTCGTCTTGCCGCTGCCGGTCGGGCCGGTGAGGAGCGCGAGGCCCTGCGGGAGGCGCGAGAGGTCTTCGAGCACGGCGCGTTGCTCGGGCTCCATGCCGAGGCGCGAGAGGTTTTCGACGAGCAGGTTGTCGCGGCTGAGGACGCGCAGGCAGATGGATTCGCCGTGGGTGGTGGGAATGATCGAGACGCGCAGGTCGTATTGCCGGTCGCCGCGCCGCATGGCGATGCGTCCGTCGTGCGCGATGCGGCGCTCGGTGATGTTGAGGTCGGCCATGACCT harbors:
- a CDS encoding thioredoxin reductase — translated: MPTSSVENIVIVGTGCAGLTAAIYTGRANLNPLVIEGTLPGGQLTTTSEVENFPGFPTGIDGYQLMQNLREQAQRFGTRFEQAQVNSVDFSSQPLKIVCDDRTVLTRSVIIATGASPRLTGIPGEKELYGGKGVTTCATCDGAFYRNMEVAVIGGGDSAAEEALFLTRFASKVYLVHRRNALRASKIMADRVVAHPKVETVWDHVPVAVQGIEAGSVSGLTVRHVGTGAERTLPVKGIFVAIGHQPNTAPFAGALEVDENGYFIPAAGSQVRTRVPGVYVAGDCADHVYRQAITAAGMGCQAAIEAERWLAEHAG
- a CDS encoding general secretion pathway protein E, with the protein product MNLIEQEAAVLLRRGIIDQRKLDLARRRSQLQQIPLHRSVVDLGFATERDAYDAAAEAHGLDFIDLTEVTAARELIAQVPVRIVLTHRLAPVSLQDGLLVAAFAEPPTSTDLGKLRLLLGLRIRAVLCGPAAMRDYVKRHYGLGADTIQMLSQQQGTADPADQIVFDVQDKDADASADPSIIHFVDQILSEALRLEATDIHLEPFGNTVKLRYRIDGLLQDIPIPEGLRSHYLALVSRLKVMADLNITERRIAHDGRIAMRRGDRQYDLRVSIIPTTHGESICLRVLSRDNLLVENLSRLGMEPEQRAVLEDLSRLPQGLALLTGPTGSGKTTTLYALLSAARDGLRKIITIENPVEYTLDGVSQIQTREELGLDFAAGLRSVLRHDPDIILIGEIRDKETADVAMHSAQTGHLVFSTLHTNDSVSALTRLVDMGVEPWVIGASLACSIAQRLARRVCPHCSQPDETIDPATRAEMAASIGIAPEDVRAWRGAGCPECRGTGERGRVAIYEIFIMTDEVVDLLSSASLKTVALRDLARKQGWKPLREQGWRKVQQGVISIAENHRLTRRLQLGTTA